One window of the Shewanella cyperi genome contains the following:
- a CDS encoding S8 family serine peptidase, producing the protein MTSHHKLKGTALAVCGALYLGVSGYAAAEIGMKQGDKGGFYLPTFTGQDVADFNKEQQEIAKGDMFVALGKANHVLPKKSHQVFQFDDSIKGEHTFIVQFSDKSVATYDGNLPGFSATRSLLNRTGKPQQVQAAMAPAVQDYQTMLKGKQNKLLSQAKAQGAQFELLHQYTVANNAVAVKMTQRDAALMARVPGVTKITPSRVFELRTDRGPEFIHADSAWSGNTDSGLKAKGEGMVVGIIDTGINTDHPAFASDDEYAASHAKMGGAFLGDCQEDASLCNDKLIGVYSYDIITDVYKAPEFQEYPWQTNLIRPKNGEDHHGHGSHTASTVAGNRIENTPLQAATGEPVSDGVNLPFNFDHTSGVAPRAHIISYQVCWPGNGGDPYSGCPEEAILAAYEDAIKDGVDVINFSIGGAEAFPWEDPMELAFLAAREAGISVAVAAGNSGPYFYSADHTSPWVTTVGASTHDRTLDAGKTSITNFETAGPSYTLPYSDIEGKGFTDAISGQFVLAESYPDPDPNDGYGAGSCNVPFPAGTFTADQIVVCERGDIPRVDKAINVQAGGAGGLVLLNTDYSMPTVADRFVIPGINVASGAGWSLKSWISQSNGSARGTITAHTNDYILDEDKGNMLAQFSSLGPSRYIDNLVPDLTAPGVDIYAANADDQPFTMYPNASDWTMMSGTSMASPHVAGAMTLLTQLHPGWTPAEIQSALMLSANPVRYQSYGMTMELPYNFMAGAGAIDVAKADAVGLVLDETIDNYVNANPRNGGIANWLNLPSMVDMSCEKECTWMRTVKATKDGSWSVSTEVTEDGATLTASPSRFSLKAGETQTLMVKMTVPSITRHLVEPTDQDSPWEGDNNYSLFNGQIKLTSTTGNSPELHMPVVALSEYNQLPFAKDIEFNREQGSETFVVNTDNYSQFTPRYYGLVKPELTTVELPMSSPYLDKETVEAGWSVTQVVVPEGTKRLMIEIQSNELIGQDNNPNPRYYSQRPVLTIGLDANGNGNFIPSQEELDADYSALTNEYWSELVCQSSSKSVQNFCDIVDPTPGTYWVGVVNVGWGEERYKTTTAVAMLSDDSNAGNFSVEGPAEHDGNGNYELTLNWDLPDAKEGDVFYGGFDLGNMPGEEGTLGFTSLKLVRGKDNVSFAVSQDQARNMDVVDISLNMLPNLESQDRDFSFKLTLPEGMRLAPETLTTVNDKMLTGLEIDEHGLSLSGTQESTRDVPREYVLTNSLTSAQCRTPLIDEYSDGRYIDMFEFGYQPEHDWYVGDSNSYFDIPMHWLFWGMGQEQFKLYNQDNGGFFRMHTVGAMQFNTAWWMMDYHVGPGSAFLHESISPFWRGTFETKNRRHWEDPWGLTIAAQYGADRPDLGDLLFMEFDNITDKTTGDEYDYEVIMRPNIDFRDGRFELMFAYDNLGDNLAKGSIFVEGFDSVFSTNAGPKDGYLYTLVGFDNLDEVLTDNMVICFDYKGPEKSAIDMKVKAVIQPDAVGKTLDISMTQMVEGGEEKTVVHSIKVNSNLKVAAMPNLTVAEDDELSGIEVSYIDANKVGNHIMVSGEHIQATVEGNHFNLKPEADFFGETLVTVTVQDNEHASDQASTSFMLTVTPEQDAPQAMVAATQISITEGNKVTLDASASYDVDNDALSFEWHGPGTMSGADSPIATVTGLSVGEHQFTVTVSDGHMDDVSATVMVKVNAAPNDSTEPETGSSGGSLGWLSLMLLALGGLRRKH; encoded by the coding sequence ATGACATCGCATCATAAGTTAAAAGGGACGGCACTGGCGGTCTGCGGAGCGCTGTATCTCGGTGTATCCGGCTATGCGGCCGCAGAGATAGGGATGAAACAAGGTGATAAAGGGGGCTTCTATCTGCCCACTTTCACCGGTCAGGATGTGGCCGATTTCAATAAAGAGCAGCAAGAGATAGCCAAGGGCGACATGTTTGTCGCCCTGGGAAAAGCGAACCATGTGCTGCCCAAAAAATCCCATCAGGTGTTCCAATTTGATGATTCCATCAAGGGCGAGCACACCTTTATCGTGCAATTCAGCGACAAATCTGTCGCCACCTACGATGGCAACCTGCCGGGATTCAGTGCCACCCGTTCGCTGTTGAACCGCACGGGTAAACCGCAACAGGTCCAAGCTGCCATGGCCCCGGCGGTGCAGGACTATCAGACCATGCTCAAGGGCAAACAAAACAAGTTGCTGAGCCAGGCCAAGGCCCAGGGCGCCCAATTTGAGCTGCTGCACCAGTACACAGTCGCCAACAACGCCGTGGCGGTCAAAATGACCCAAAGGGACGCGGCTTTGATGGCCAGGGTGCCGGGTGTCACCAAGATCACCCCCAGCCGGGTATTCGAGCTGAGAACCGATCGCGGCCCCGAGTTTATCCACGCCGACAGTGCCTGGAGCGGCAATACCGACTCTGGTCTCAAGGCCAAGGGTGAAGGCATGGTGGTGGGTATTATCGACACGGGTATTAACACCGACCACCCCGCCTTTGCTTCAGACGATGAATACGCTGCCAGCCATGCCAAAATGGGCGGTGCTTTCCTCGGTGATTGCCAGGAAGACGCGAGCCTGTGTAACGACAAGCTGATCGGTGTCTACTCCTATGACATCATCACGGATGTCTACAAAGCCCCCGAGTTCCAGGAATATCCCTGGCAAACCAACCTTATCCGCCCCAAGAACGGTGAAGACCATCACGGTCACGGTTCCCACACCGCCAGCACGGTTGCCGGCAACCGCATAGAAAACACCCCGCTGCAGGCCGCCACCGGCGAACCGGTCAGCGATGGCGTCAATCTGCCGTTTAACTTCGACCATACCTCGGGTGTCGCCCCCCGCGCCCACATCATTTCTTATCAGGTTTGCTGGCCGGGCAATGGCGGCGATCCTTACTCAGGCTGTCCCGAGGAAGCCATTCTGGCCGCCTACGAGGATGCCATCAAAGACGGCGTCGATGTGATTAACTTCTCCATCGGCGGTGCCGAAGCCTTCCCCTGGGAAGATCCCATGGAACTGGCATTCCTGGCGGCCCGTGAGGCCGGTATCTCCGTGGCGGTGGCCGCCGGTAACTCGGGCCCCTATTTCTACAGTGCCGATCACACCTCGCCCTGGGTGACCACGGTTGGCGCCTCGACCCACGACCGCACCCTGGATGCGGGCAAGACCAGCATCACCAATTTTGAAACCGCTGGCCCAAGCTACACCCTCCCCTACTCCGACATCGAGGGTAAAGGTTTTACCGATGCCATTTCCGGTCAGTTTGTACTGGCGGAAAGCTATCCGGATCCCGACCCCAACGATGGCTACGGCGCCGGCAGCTGTAACGTGCCGTTCCCGGCGGGAACCTTCACTGCCGATCAGATAGTGGTGTGCGAGCGCGGTGATATTCCCCGTGTCGATAAGGCCATCAACGTGCAGGCCGGTGGCGCCGGTGGTCTGGTGCTGCTGAACACCGATTACAGCATGCCAACCGTTGCCGACCGCTTCGTCATCCCAGGCATTAACGTGGCTTCCGGCGCCGGTTGGTCTCTGAAAAGCTGGATTAGCCAAAGTAATGGCTCCGCCCGCGGCACCATCACGGCCCACACCAACGACTACATCCTGGATGAAGACAAGGGCAATATGCTGGCCCAATTCAGCTCCCTGGGTCCCAGCCGCTACATAGACAACCTGGTGCCGGATCTGACCGCCCCCGGGGTCGACATCTATGCCGCCAACGCCGATGATCAGCCCTTTACCATGTATCCCAACGCCAGCGATTGGACCATGATGAGCGGTACCTCCATGGCCTCGCCACACGTGGCCGGTGCCATGACCCTGTTGACCCAGCTGCACCCCGGCTGGACCCCGGCGGAAATCCAATCGGCCCTGATGCTGAGTGCCAACCCGGTCAGATACCAAAGCTATGGTATGACCATGGAACTGCCATACAACTTCATGGCCGGCGCCGGTGCAATCGACGTGGCCAAGGCCGATGCCGTGGGCCTGGTGCTGGACGAGACCATAGACAACTATGTCAATGCCAACCCCCGCAATGGCGGCATAGCCAACTGGCTCAACCTGCCGTCCATGGTGGACATGAGCTGTGAGAAAGAGTGCACCTGGATGCGCACAGTCAAGGCGACCAAGGATGGCAGCTGGAGTGTCAGCACAGAAGTGACCGAAGATGGCGCAACCCTGACCGCTTCCCCAAGCCGGTTCAGCCTCAAGGCCGGTGAAACCCAGACCTTAATGGTCAAGATGACAGTTCCCAGCATCACCCGCCACCTGGTAGAGCCCACGGATCAGGACAGCCCATGGGAAGGTGACAACAACTACTCGCTGTTTAACGGCCAAATCAAGCTGACCAGCACCACAGGTAACTCACCTGAGCTGCACATGCCTGTGGTGGCACTGTCAGAATACAACCAATTGCCTTTTGCCAAGGACATTGAGTTCAACCGTGAACAGGGCAGCGAGACCTTTGTGGTCAACACCGACAACTACAGCCAGTTCACCCCCAGGTACTACGGTCTGGTGAAGCCCGAGTTGACTACCGTGGAATTGCCCATGTCCAGCCCCTATCTGGACAAAGAGACAGTGGAGGCGGGCTGGAGCGTCACCCAGGTGGTGGTACCTGAAGGCACCAAACGCCTGATGATTGAGATTCAATCCAACGAGCTCATAGGTCAGGATAACAACCCCAATCCACGTTACTACAGTCAGCGCCCGGTACTGACGATTGGTCTGGATGCCAACGGCAACGGCAACTTCATACCGTCACAGGAAGAACTCGATGCCGATTACTCCGCTCTCACCAATGAGTATTGGAGCGAACTTGTATGTCAGTCTTCCTCAAAATCGGTACAAAACTTCTGTGACATAGTGGATCCAACACCCGGCACCTACTGGGTGGGCGTGGTCAACGTTGGCTGGGGCGAAGAAAGGTACAAGACCACCACAGCTGTGGCCATGCTGTCCGACGACAGCAACGCCGGCAACTTCAGTGTTGAAGGCCCGGCCGAGCACGACGGTAACGGCAACTATGAGCTGACCCTTAACTGGGATCTGCCCGATGCCAAAGAAGGCGATGTGTTCTACGGCGGCTTCGACCTGGGCAACATGCCCGGCGAAGAAGGCACCCTGGGCTTCACCTCGCTGAAACTGGTACGCGGCAAGGACAACGTGTCCTTTGCTGTCAGCCAGGATCAGGCCCGCAACATGGATGTGGTGGATATCAGCCTCAACATGCTGCCCAACCTGGAAAGCCAGGATCGGGACTTCAGCTTTAAGCTGACCCTGCCCGAAGGCATGCGTCTGGCGCCCGAGACCCTCACCACAGTCAATGACAAGATGCTCACAGGTCTTGAAATCGACGAGCACGGTCTGAGCCTCAGCGGTACCCAGGAAAGCACCCGCGACGTACCGCGCGAGTACGTGCTGACCAACAGCCTGACCTCGGCCCAGTGCCGGACTCCGTTAATCGACGAATACTCGGATGGCCGCTACATAGATATGTTCGAATTTGGCTATCAGCCGGAACATGACTGGTATGTAGGTGACAGCAACAGTTACTTTGATATCCCCATGCACTGGCTGTTCTGGGGCATGGGTCAGGAGCAGTTCAAACTCTACAACCAGGACAACGGCGGTTTCTTCCGCATGCACACAGTGGGTGCCATGCAGTTCAACACCGCCTGGTGGATGATGGATTATCATGTAGGCCCCGGTTCAGCCTTCCTGCACGAGTCCATCAGCCCCTTCTGGCGTGGTACGTTCGAGACCAAGAATCGTCGTCACTGGGAAGACCCATGGGGTCTGACTATTGCGGCTCAGTATGGTGCAGACAGACCGGATCTGGGCGACCTGCTGTTTATGGAGTTTGATAACATCACCGACAAGACCACAGGCGACGAGTACGATTATGAGGTCATAATGCGCCCCAATATCGACTTCCGCGACGGTCGCTTCGAACTGATGTTTGCCTACGACAATCTGGGCGATAACCTGGCCAAGGGCAGCATCTTTGTTGAAGGCTTTGACAGTGTGTTCTCCACCAACGCCGGTCCCAAAGACGGTTACCTGTACACCTTAGTGGGCTTCGACAACCTGGATGAAGTGCTGACCGACAACATGGTGATCTGCTTCGACTACAAGGGTCCGGAGAAGAGTGCCATCGACATGAAGGTCAAGGCGGTCATCCAGCCTGATGCCGTGGGCAAGACCCTGGACATCAGCATGACCCAGATGGTTGAGGGTGGTGAAGAAAAGACAGTGGTGCACAGCATCAAGGTCAACAGCAACCTCAAGGTGGCAGCAATGCCCAACCTGACGGTGGCTGAAGACGACGAACTGAGCGGTATCGAAGTTTCGTACATTGATGCCAACAAGGTCGGCAACCATATCATGGTCAGTGGCGAACACATCCAAGCTACGGTTGAGGGCAACCACTTCAACCTGAAGCCGGAAGCCGACTTCTTCGGTGAAACCCTGGTGACAGTGACAGTGCAGGACAACGAGCATGCCAGCGATCAGGCCAGCACCAGCTTTATGCTGACAGTGACACCTGAGCAGGATGCGCCCCAGGCCATGGTGGCGGCAACGCAAATCAGCATCACAGAAGGCAACAAGGTCACCCTCGACGCCAGCGCCTCCTACGATGTGGATAACGATGCCCTCAGCTTCGAATGGCATGGTCCCGGCACCATGTCCGGCGCCGACAGCCCCATAGCGACGGTCACGGGGCTGAGTGTGGGTGAACACCAGTTCACTGTAACCGTGTCCGACGGCCACATGGATGACGTCAG
- a CDS encoding S8 family serine peptidase — protein MTSQHRLKGTALAVFGALYLGVSGHAAAEIGMKKAEKGGFYVPTFTSQDVADFNQQQQEIAKGDMFVAPGKVNHVLPKRSQQVFEFDDSITGEHTFIVQFSDKPVATYEGNLPGFSATKPLLNRNSKPQSMQSVLAPAVQDYQSMLSSKQNTLLSQAKAKGAQFELVRQFTVANNAVAVKMTQRDAALMAKVPGVTKITPSRVFQLRTDRGPEFIHADAAWSGNTDSGLKAQGEGMVVGIIDTGINTDHPAFASDAEFAASHEKMGGTFLGDCQEDASLCNDKLIGVYSYDIITAVYNAPEFQQYPWQTKLIRPRNGEDHHGHGSHTASTVAGNRIENTPLQAPTGEPVSDGVNLPFNFDHTSGVAPRAHIVSYQVCWPGSGGDPYAGCPEEAILAAYEDAIKDGVDVINFSIGGSEQFPWEDPMELAFLAAREAGISVAVAAGNSGPYFFSADHTSPWVTTVGASTHDRTLDAGKTSITAFESTGPSYTIPKTDIVGKGFTDELSGQFVLAENYPDPDLNDGYAAKTCNAPFPAGTFSADQIVVCERGDIPRVDKAVNVQAGGAGGLVLLNVNYSDATVADRFVIPGINVASSSGYTLKNWINRSNGTARGTITAHTNDYILDENNGNLLARFSSMGPSRFFDNLVPDVTAPGVNIYAANADDQPFTNYPAASDWTMMSGTSMASPHVAGAMTLLTQLHPDWTPAEIQSALMLTANQVKFQPYSGATPQDVPYNFMAGAGAIDVAKADATGLVLDETIDNYVNANPHNGGIANWLNLPSMVDMSCEKECTWMRTVKATKDGSWSVSTEVKEDGATLTASPSQFSLKAGETQAIMVKMTVPSISRNLVEPEDTDNPWESSNNYSLFNGQLKLTSTSGNSPELHMPVVALSEYDQLPFAKDIEFNREQGSESFVVNTDNYSQFTPRYYGLVKPELRTAELPLSSPYLGKEQIEAGWSVTQVVVPEGTKRLMVEVQSSDPIGYEENKNPRYYGQRPVLTMGLDANGNGNFMPTQEELDADRYALSNEYFGEMVCQSSATSVQNFCDIIDPTPGTYWVALVNVGYGEQKYKVTTGVALLSNDSSAGNFSLEGPAEHDGNGNYQLNLNWDLPDAVEGDVYYGGFDLGNMPGEEGTLGFTSLKLKRGKDNVSFAVSQDKARNMDVVDISLKMLPNLETADRDFSFKLTLPEGMRLAPETLKTVNDKMLNGLEIDEHGLSLSGTQESTRDVPREYVLTNSLTSAQCRTPKIDEFSDGRYIDLFEFGMQPEQSWYVGDYRSYFDIPMDWLFWGMGQEQFKLYNQDNGGFIRMHTVGAMQFNTAYWMMNYHRGPGFLYESMNAFWRGTFEAKNRRHWEDPWGLTLAAQYEADRPDLGDLLFMEFDNITDKVTGDEYDYEVIMRPNIDFRDDRFELMFAYNNLGGNLAKGTVFVEGFDSVFSTNAGPKDGYLYTMVGFDNLDEVLTDNMVICFDYTGPEKSAIDMSFKAVIQPEAVGKTLDINLTQMVEGGEEQTLVHSIKVNSDLKVAEMSNLTVAEDGELTGIEVFYLDANKVSNTVIVTGEHIQATVEGSHFSLKPEADFFGDTLVTVTVQDNEHASDQASTSFMLTVTPEQDAPQAMVAATQISITEGGSVTLDASTSYDVDNDALSFEWQGPGTISGADSAIATVSGLGVGEHEFTVTVSDGVMTDSTATVMVKVNAAPAPATPDNSKSSSGGSLGWLSLMLLALGGLRRQR, from the coding sequence ATGACATCGCAACACAGATTAAAGGGGACGGCGCTGGCAGTCTTCGGAGCGCTGTATCTTGGCGTATCCGGTCACGCTGCCGCCGAAATCGGCATGAAAAAGGCAGAGAAGGGGGGCTTCTATGTGCCCACCTTCACCAGCCAGGACGTAGCCGATTTTAACCAACAGCAACAAGAGATAGCCAAGGGCGATATGTTTGTGGCCCCGGGTAAGGTCAACCATGTGTTACCCAAGCGGTCACAACAGGTATTCGAATTTGACGATTCCATCACGGGTGAGCATACCTTTATCGTCCAGTTCAGCGATAAGCCTGTGGCCACCTATGAGGGTAACTTGCCGGGCTTCAGTGCCACCAAGCCGCTGCTGAACAGAAACAGTAAACCCCAGTCCATGCAATCGGTACTGGCCCCTGCGGTGCAGGACTATCAGTCCATGCTGAGCAGCAAGCAGAATACTCTCCTGAGCCAGGCCAAAGCCAAGGGGGCCCAATTTGAGCTGGTGCGCCAATTCACCGTGGCCAACAACGCCGTGGCGGTGAAGATGACCCAGAGGGATGCTGCGCTGATGGCCAAGGTGCCCGGCGTTACCAAGATCACCCCCAGCCGGGTATTCCAGCTGCGCACCGATCGTGGTCCCGAGTTTATCCATGCCGATGCCGCCTGGTCCGGCAATACCGACTCAGGTCTCAAGGCCCAGGGTGAAGGTATGGTGGTCGGCATTATCGATACCGGCATCAACACCGATCATCCCGCCTTTGCCAGCGACGCAGAGTTTGCCGCCAGCCATGAGAAAATGGGTGGCACCTTTTTGGGTGACTGTCAGGAAGATGCCAGCCTGTGTAACGACAAGCTGATCGGTGTCTACTCCTATGACATCATCACTGCGGTCTACAATGCACCTGAATTTCAGCAGTATCCCTGGCAGACCAAACTGATCCGTCCCCGTAACGGTGAAGACCACCATGGTCACGGCTCCCATACCGCCAGCACGGTTGCCGGTAACCGCATAGAAAACACCCCACTGCAGGCCCCCACGGGTGAGCCGGTCAGTGACGGTGTGAATCTGCCATTTAATTTCGACCACACCTCGGGTGTGGCGCCGCGGGCCCACATTGTATCTTACCAGGTATGCTGGCCGGGCAGTGGTGGCGACCCCTATGCGGGCTGTCCCGAGGAAGCAATCCTTGCGGCCTACGAGGACGCCATCAAAGACGGCGTTGATGTAATCAACTTCTCCATCGGTGGCTCAGAACAATTCCCCTGGGAAGATCCCATGGAACTGGCCTTCCTTGCCGCCCGCGAGGCAGGAATATCTGTGGCCGTGGCCGCAGGTAACTCCGGCCCCTATTTCTTCAGTGCCGATCATACTTCACCCTGGGTCACCACAGTGGGTGCCTCCACCCATGACCGCACCCTGGATGCCGGTAAAACCAGCATTACTGCGTTTGAAAGCACCGGCCCCAGCTATACCATTCCCAAAACCGATATAGTGGGCAAGGGCTTTACCGATGAGCTTTCCGGTCAGTTTGTACTGGCTGAAAACTATCCTGACCCTGATCTTAATGATGGTTATGCCGCCAAGACCTGTAACGCCCCCTTCCCTGCGGGCACCTTCAGCGCCGATCAAATAGTGGTGTGTGAACGTGGTGATATCCCCCGTGTCGACAAGGCCGTGAACGTTCAGGCCGGTGGTGCCGGTGGTTTGGTGTTGCTGAACGTCAACTACAGTGACGCTACCGTTGCCGATCGCTTTGTGATCCCGGGGATCAACGTGGCATCCAGCAGTGGTTACACCCTGAAAAACTGGATTAACCGCAGCAATGGCACTGCCCGCGGTACCATTACCGCCCATACCAACGATTACATCCTGGATGAAAACAATGGCAACCTGCTGGCCCGTTTCAGCTCTATGGGTCCCAGCCGCTTCTTCGACAACCTGGTACCGGATGTGACCGCCCCCGGCGTTAACATCTATGCCGCCAACGCCGATGATCAGCCATTCACCAATTATCCAGCCGCCAGTGACTGGACCATGATGAGCGGTACCTCCATGGCCTCGCCACACGTGGCCGGCGCCATGACCCTGCTGACCCAGTTACACCCTGACTGGACACCGGCAGAAATCCAATCGGCGCTGATGCTGACGGCCAACCAGGTGAAATTCCAACCTTACTCAGGTGCGACACCTCAGGATGTGCCCTACAACTTTATGGCCGGTGCCGGTGCCATAGATGTAGCCAAGGCCGATGCAACCGGCCTGGTGCTCGACGAAACCATAGACAACTATGTCAACGCCAACCCCCACAACGGCGGCATAGCCAACTGGCTCAACCTGCCCTCAATGGTGGACATGAGCTGTGAAAAAGAGTGCACCTGGATGCGCACAGTCAAGGCCACCAAGGATGGCAGCTGGAGTGTCAGCACCGAAGTGAAGGAAGACGGCGCCACCCTGACGGCCTCCCCAAGCCAGTTCAGCCTGAAGGCAGGGGAAACCCAGGCCATCATGGTGAAGATGACTGTCCCAAGCATCAGTCGTAACCTGGTAGAACCCGAAGACACCGACAATCCCTGGGAAAGCAGCAACAACTACTCGCTGTTCAATGGCCAGCTGAAACTGACCAGCACCTCGGGCAATTCACCCGAGCTGCACATGCCTGTGGTGGCGCTGTCCGAATACGATCAGCTGCCTTTTGCCAAGGACATTGAGTTCAACCGCGAACAGGGCAGTGAGTCCTTCGTGGTCAATACCGACAACTACAGCCAGTTCACCCCAAGGTACTATGGTCTGGTCAAGCCTGAACTGCGCACCGCGGAACTGCCCTTGTCCAGCCCGTATCTTGGCAAAGAGCAAATCGAAGCAGGCTGGAGCGTGACCCAGGTTGTGGTACCGGAAGGCACCAAGCGCCTGATGGTTGAGGTGCAATCCAGTGACCCGATAGGCTATGAGGAAAACAAGAACCCGCGCTACTACGGCCAGCGTCCGGTGCTGACCATGGGTCTGGATGCCAACGGCAACGGTAATTTCATGCCGACCCAGGAAGAATTGGATGCCGACCGTTATGCCCTCAGCAACGAGTACTTCGGTGAAATGGTATGTCAGTCATCTGCCACCTCGGTGCAGAACTTCTGTGACATCATAGATCCCACCCCCGGCACCTACTGGGTAGCCCTGGTGAATGTCGGCTATGGAGAGCAGAAGTACAAGGTCACTACCGGCGTTGCCCTGCTGTCCAACGACAGCAGCGCCGGCAATTTCAGTCTGGAAGGCCCGGCCGAACACGATGGCAACGGTAACTACCAGTTGAACCTGAACTGGGATCTGCCCGATGCCGTTGAAGGCGATGTCTATTATGGTGGCTTCGATTTGGGCAACATGCCCGGCGAAGAAGGCACCCTGGGCTTCACCTCACTGAAGCTGAAGCGCGGCAAGGACAATGTGTCCTTTGCTGTCAGCCAGGATAAGGCCCGCAACATGGATGTGGTGGATATCAGCCTCAAGATGTTGCCCAACCTGGAAACCGCCGACAGGGACTTCAGCTTCAAGTTGACCCTGCCCGAAGGTATGCGTCTGGCGCCCGAGACCCTGAAAACCGTCAATGACAAGATGCTCAATGGTCTGGAAATTGATGAGCACGGTCTGAGCCTCAGCGGTACCCAGGAAAGCACCCGCGACGTACCCCGTGAGTACGTGCTGACCAACAGCCTGACCTCAGCCCAGTGCCGCACGCCCAAGATCGACGAGTTCTCCGACGGTCGTTACATAGATCTGTTCGAGTTCGGTATGCAGCCGGAGCAATCCTGGTATGTGGGCGATTATCGCTCTTACTTCGACATCCCCATGGATTGGTTGTTCTGGGGTATGGGCCAGGAGCAGTTCAAGCTCTATAACCAGGACAACGGTGGCTTTATCCGCATGCACACTGTGGGTGCCATGCAGTTCAACACCGCCTACTGGATGATGAACTATCACCGCGGCCCTGGCTTCCTGTACGAGTCAATGAACGCCTTCTGGCGCGGCACGTTCGAAGCCAAGAACCGTCGTCACTGGGAAGACCCATGGGGCCTGACCCTGGCGGCTCAGTATGAGGCCGACAGACCGGATCTGGGCGATCTGCTGTTCATGGAGTTCGATAACATTACCGATAAGGTGACCGGCGATGAGTATGACTATGAGGTCATAATGCGCCCCAATATCGACTTCCGCGACGATCGCTTCGAGCTGATGTTTGCCTACAACAACCTGGGCGGCAATCTGGCCAAGGGTACTGTCTTTGTTGAAGGTTTTGACAGCGTGTTCTCCACCAACGCCGGTCCGAAAGACGGCTACCTCTATACCATGGTTGGCTTCGACAACCTGGATGAAGTGCTGACCGACAACATGGTGATCTGCTTCGACTATACCGGTCCGGAGAAAAGTGCCATCGACATGAGCTTCAAGGCGGTTATCCAGCCTGAGGCCGTGGGCAAGACCCTGGATATCAACCTGACCCAGATGGTCGAGGGTGGTGAAGAGCAAACCCTGGTACACAGCATCAAGGTCAACAGCGATCTGAAGGTGGCAGAGATGTCCAACCTGACCGTGGCTGAAGACGGCGAGCTGACCGGTATCGAGGTGTTCTATCTGGATGCCAACAAGGTGAGCAACACTGTGATTGTCACCGGCGAGCACATCCAGGCCACAGTCGAGGGCAGCCACTTCAGCCTGAAACCTGAAGCCGACTTCTTCGGTGACACCCTGGTGACAGTGACAGTGCAGGACAACGAGCATGCCAGCGATCAGGCCAGCACCAGCTTTATGCTGACAGTGACACCTGAGCAGGATGCGCCCCAGGCCATGGTGGCGGCAACGCAAATCAGCATCACCGAAGGTGGCAGTGTTACCCTCGATGCCAGCACTTCCTACGATGTGGATAACGATGCCCTGAGCTTCGAATGGCAAGGTCCAGGTACCATCTCAGGTGCCGACAGCGCCATCGCCACTGTCAGCGGTCTTGGCGTGGGTGAGCATGAGTTTACTGTGACAGTCTCCGACGGTGTGATGACCGACTCGACCGCTACTGTGATGGTCAAGGTCAATGCCGCACCGGCACCTGCCACACCGGACAATTCCAAGTCCAGTTCCGGCGGTAGCCTGGGTTGGTTGAGCCTGATGCTGCTGGCTCTGGGCGGTCTGCGCCGCCAGCGCTAA
- a CDS encoding c-type cytochrome, which produces MKQQLFLVLVAALCHGAVNAAPVAYESACKYCHESGVGHSPKLHNPDDWAPRLVKGMDQLLQSVKQGRNAMPPGGLCPQCSDEELLEAIRFMAGHGPLYR; this is translated from the coding sequence ATGAAACAGCAACTTTTCCTGGTTCTGGTGGCAGCGCTGTGTCATGGAGCGGTAAATGCGGCACCTGTCGCTTATGAAAGCGCTTGCAAGTACTGTCATGAAAGCGGGGTCGGGCATTCGCCCAAATTGCACAATCCCGATGATTGGGCGCCCAGGTTGGTAAAGGGAATGGACCAATTGCTTCAATCAGTTAAGCAAGGTCGTAACGCCATGCCGCCTGGAGGACTTTGCCCTCAATGCAGCGATGAGGAGCTGCTGGAGGCAATTCGCTTTATGGCCGGTCACGGCCCTCTCTATCGTTAA